One window of Nymphaea colorata isolate Beijing-Zhang1983 chromosome 11, ASM883128v2, whole genome shotgun sequence genomic DNA carries:
- the LOC116263879 gene encoding anthocyanidin 3-O-glucosyltransferase 2-like, whose amino-acid sequence MKPRKVVLFPTPVAGHIVAMIELAKQILRHSCSTLSITILQISAPSASPLNSAAASTHAQAVAASGLDIDFVELPPTPSDDAPEGGGLIPTLQYIESQKSSLSKALGSISAAATVCAIVVDVLCLGVSDVPAEIGIPTYVLYTSGAAMLAFLLYLPELHRKHACDFRDLKEILESPGRCPFPASAIPALMREKNNPTHQWFLRASELFSRVDGVLVNTFRELQPRAIKALKDGLCKPGLRTPRDFPIGPLLGLGPATESPDHECIKWLDRQPLASVVFLCFGSMGAFPAEQIAEIARGLEGSGQRFMWSMRIRPKGASQFSEPKDVDPSEVLPEGFLRRTKEKGLVWPKWAPQVAILSHPAVGGFVSHCGWNSTLESVWFGVPMIAWPLYAEQGMNAFELVNDLGLSLGLKKEEEGGELVKGEELEKAVRSLMEGEEGKKVREKMKEAKNMARKAVEEGGSSYSALASLVQGWTNGH is encoded by the coding sequence ATGAAGCCAAGGAAGGTGGTACTCTTCCCCACTCCAGTCGCCGGTCATATCGTCGCCATGATCGAGCTCGCCAAGCAGATTCTCCGCCATTCCTGCAGTACTCTCTCGATTACCATCCTCCAGATCAGCGCCCCTTCCGCCTCCCCGCTCAACTCCGCCGCTGCCTCCACCCACGCCCAAGCCGTCGCCGCCTCCGGTCTCGACATCGACTTCGTGGAGCTCCCACCAACACCATCCGATGACGCCCCAGAAGGGGGGGGCCTGATTCCGACCCTGCAATACATAGAGTCACAGAAGTCCTCCTTATCAAAGGCCCTCGGCTCTATCTCTGCTGCCGCCACCGTTTGCGCTATCGTCGTTGACGTGCTCTGCCTTGGCGTCTCAGACGTTCCGGCTGAAATCGGCATCCCCACCTATGTCCTCTATACCTCCGGCGCTGCCATGCTCGCCTTCCTGCTCTACTTGCCGGAGCTCCACCGGAAGCACGCCTGTGATTTCAGAGACCTGAAGGAGATCTTGGAGAGTCCCGGTCGATGCCCGTTCCCTGCTTCTGCCATACCGGCTCTGATGCGAGAGAAGAACAACCCGACCCACCAGTGGTTCTTGAGGGCCTCGGAACTTTTCTCCAGGGTGGACGGCGTGCTGGTCAACACCTTCCGAGAGCTGCAGCCCAGAGCCATCAAGGCGTTGAAGGACGGGCTCTGCAAGCCCGGGCTCCGGACACCACGCGATTTTCCGATCGGGCCCCTCCTCGGTCTTGGACCCGCAACCGAGTCTCCGGATCACGAGTGCATCAAGTGGCTCGACCGGCAGCCGCTGGCGTCGGTCGTCTTCCTCTGTTTCGGCAGCATGGGCGCGTTCCCTGCGGAGCAGATCGCCGAGATCGCTCGAGGGCTCGAGGGAAGCGGGCAGAGGTTCATGTGGTCGATGCGCATCCGGCCAAAGGGCGCTTCACAGTTCTCCGAGCCCAAGGACGTGGACCCGAGCGAGGTGCTGCCGGAGGGGTTCTTGAGACGGACAAAGGAGAAGGGACTAGTGTGGCCGAAGTGGGCGCCGCAAGTGGCCATTCTGTCGCACCCCGCCGTCGGGGGATTCGTTTCCCACTGCGGGTGGAACTCGACGCTGGAGAGCGTGTGGTTCGGCGTGCCGATGATCGCGTGGCCGCTGTACGCCGAGCAGGGCATGAACGCCTTCGAGCTGGTCAATGACTTGGGGCTGAGCTTGGGACtcaagaaagaagaggaaggaggtgAGCTGGTCAAGGGAGAAGAACTGGAGAAGGCAGTGAGGAGCCTGATGGAAGGAGAGGAAGGGAAGAAGGTGagggagaagatgaaggaggcGAAGAACATGGCAAGAAAGGCAGTGGAAGAAGGAGGGTCGTCGTATTCGGCTCTGGCTTCGTTGGTTCAGGGATGGACCAATGGCCATTGA